In one Diabrotica virgifera virgifera chromosome 7, PGI_DIABVI_V3a genomic region, the following are encoded:
- the LOC126888073 gene encoding trichohyalin-like: MSTLGSIRNINDNITHAKLRVVKILHYICFTTEGEPRKTRKALRAFPGFRLDDTSEQFLSKCNDVSEKFDLPDLIAICQILDLNYKNEKHDVVVRVCSFLNTFINDDETENDEEENDVSDIDEDDERRKEEKRQLEDEKRRMQEEKRRLEDERRENDERREKEKRRLEEGRRKDDERRAKDDERLEEEERRRRERRNDEDRRRREGRNYDEGRQICDERRRYERSNDEERRRYEDRRYDEDIHVHEEIGERSYSASNNAEMRSANNGATGTRRQESFALSFRDVEDSIRSFNGKDEYPIRTWIIEFEEVAEITGWNDLQKLIYAKKCLNGLAKLFVQSEKGIRSWPDLKRCLIEEFGVHVNSAQIHKMLMTRRKKYDETVQEYMIKMREIANRAYLEQEVVIEYIIDGIQDESSNKLVLYGAKDFADFKEKIKLYERIHGRETTGQVKALEQIKKDLRKTRTSLKMKKERRMTGKERTTLLVLIVEIEVSQI; this comes from the coding sequence atgtcAACTTTAGGTTCTATTCGTAATATTAACGATAATATTACTCACGCTAAGTTGAGAGTTGTTAAAATTTTGCATTATATTTGTTTTACCACTGAAGGTGAACCTCGAAAAACTAGAAAAGCTTTGCGTGCTTTTCCTGGTTTTCGGCTTGACGACACTTCCGAACAATTTTTGAGTAAATGTAACGATGTAAGTGAAAAATTTGATCTTCCTGATTTAATTGCGATATGCCAAATTCTTGATTTGAATTATAAAAATGAGAAGCATGATGTGGTTGTTCGCGTTTGTTCCTTTTTGAATACCTTCATTAACGACGACGAAACTGAAAATGACGAAGAGGAGAATGACGTATCAGATATAGACGAAGACGACGAAAGACGAAAGGAAGAAAAAAGACAACTGGAAGACGAAAAAAGACGAATGCAAGAAGAAAAACGACGATTGGAAGACGAAAGACGGGAAAATGATGAAAGACGAGAAAAAGAGAAACGACGATTGGAAGAAGGAAGACGAAAAGACGATGAAAGACGCGCAAAAGACGATGAAagacttgaagaagaagaaagaagaagacgTGAGAGAAGAAACGACGAGGATAGACGAAGACGCGAAGGGCGAAATTATGACGAAGGGCGACAAATATGTGATGAAAGACGTAGATATGAACGAAGTAATGACGAAGAAAGACGAAGATACGAAGACAGACGATATGACGAAGATATTCACGTACATGAAGAAATTGGAGAAAGAAGCTATAGCGCAAGCAATAACGCTGAAATGAGATCCGCGAATAATGGAGCGACTGGTACAAGACGACAGGAATCATTTGCATTAAGTTTTAGAGATGTGGAAGACAGCATAAGATCATTTAATGGAAAAGATGAATATCCTATTCGCACGTGGATTATCGAGTTTGAAGAAGTAGCTGAGATAACAGGATGGAACGACTTACAGAAATTAATCTacgcaaaaaaatgtttaaatggaCTTGCCAAACTGTTTGTGCAGTCAGAAAAAGGCATCAGAAGTTGGCCTGATTTGAAGAGATGTTTAATCGAAGAATTCGGAGTACATGTAAATAGTGCACAGATACATAAGATGTTGATGACGAGACGAAAAAAATATGATGAGACTGTACAAGAATACATGATTAAAATGAGAGAAATAGCTAATAGAGCTTACTTAGAACAAGAAGTTGTTATAGAATACATAATTGATGGAATACAAGACGAATCATCCAATAAACTAGTGTTATATGGAGCAAAAGATTTTGCAGACTTTAAGGAGAAAATTAAACTGTATGAGAGGATACACGGTAGGGAAACTACTGGACAAGTCAAGGCTTTAGAGCAAATAAAGAAGGATCTAAGAAAAACGAGGACATcgttaaaaatgaaaaaagagaGAAGAATGACAGGAAAAGAGAGAACAACATTActtgttttaattgtggaaataGAGGTGTCACAGATCTAA